In Romeriopsis navalis LEGE 11480, the DNA window GTGTTGGATGAGACGGGTTGCTCTCTCAAATGCAGATAAACGAGGGTAGGCAGACGTTCGGTAGAGGACTTAAATCAGCTTGCTTTAAGTCAAACAAATCCTCGATGACATCACGAGGAATCTCGATACAATCCCTCACCGCTGACCAATGGGTGTGGAAATGCCAAAACATCTCACCGTGCACAGCGAATGTGGACCCACATAACTCGGCAGATTATCGTCCCAGTAGGATAAACGATCAACGCGCAATCAGCACAGGATTTTCCGGTTTTGGGCCGAAGTGATTCGGTCTGCTGATTAGTCTATCGCTGCAATTAAAAACCTGCACAATTATAGTAGGCTGACTAAGGATTGATTGCCCTCCGGATAAGGGTTGTGTCCTTAGTTACACCACTTGAGAATTTTGCAACGTTGGAAGCAGCTTTCATGGCAGACGCATTTGATTGGTTAGAGCGGGGAATTGTTGAGATTTTTCCAGATCAGCCAACTTCTGAACTCCCGACAGAGAACCTACGACAGAAAATTGCGGCGGACGATCGGCCATTGCGGATTAAGCTCGGGATTGACCCGACCGGCAGTGACATTCATCTGGGTCACAGTACGTTGTTTCGAAAGTTACGCGCGTTTCAAGATGCAGGCCATACGGCGGTTTTGATTATTGGCGATTTTACGGCGCGGATTGGTGATCCGACGGGGAAATCCGAGGTGCGGAAACAGTTAACTGAGGATCAGGTGCAGGCCAATGCGAAGACCTATCTTGAACAAGTTCGCCCGATTCTGGATTTTGACACGCCGGGCCGGTTAGAAATTCGCTATAACTCAGAGTGGCTCTCGGGTTTAGATCTGACACAGATTTTGCAGTTGCTGGGTACGATGACGGTTGGCCAAATGCTGGCCAAGGAAGGCTTTGCCGAGCGCTATCGCCAAGAAAATCCGATTTTCCTGCATGAATTTCTCTATCCCTTGCTGCAGGGTTATGACTCGGTGGCGGTGGATGCCGATGTGGAGTTAGGTGGTACGGACCAGAAATTTAACTTGGCGGTGGGACGTGATTTACAGCGACACTTTGGCAAAGACCCGCAGTTTGGTCTGTTGATGCCCATTCTGAATGGCACCGATGGGGTGCAGAAGATGTCGAAGTCGTTGAATAATTATGTGGGGCTGCTGGAAGACCCGCTTTCGATGTATTCGAAATTGGAAAAGATTCCCGATGATTTAATTCAGCAGTATTTTGAATTGCTGACGAATCTCCCGTTAGCGGAGTTACCGGAGAATCCGCGCGAAGCACAAAAGCTGTTAGGGCTAGAAATTGTCGGTCAGTACCATGGGGCGGCAGCGGCGCTCAAAGCGCAAGCAACCGCAATTGGTTTAACCCAAAGACCGGGTCAGGGCACGGCGACGGACTCCGTTCCCGAATTTTCCCTGGCAGCGGTGGAATTTCCCGCGAAGTTGTTTTATTTGGTCGGGGCCAGCGGCTTGTGTAAAAGCTCATCCGAAGCGCGTCGACAATTACAAGGCGGGGCGATCCGCTTGAACGGTGAAAAGCTGACGGACCCCAATCAGATGATTGATCAGCCGGATGCCCTCTATGACCAAGTCATGCAGATGGGGAAGAAGAAATTTGTACGCTTTGTGCCCTAGGCGCACCATTGGCGTCAACGTTGATGGTGCAGTAGTGGCTAAGTTGCATCATGCAAAAAGCCCGGCAATATTGCCGGGCTTTTTGCTGAGGCCGCAAATATTTTAAGGTGCAGTTCAAAATTTGCTTGCCGATCTAATAGGCCAGTGTTTCGAGCGTTTCACGCAGATAGCGGTGGACCAAAGCATCTAAGGATGTTTCACTGGTCTCGGCATCAACCTTGCGGTCTTGCTTCCAGCGCTCAAAGCCAGTACTACCGGCGATCGCCAGCTTCAGACCGTTCCATACTTCTGGGTTTGCGGCGGCTCCAG includes these proteins:
- the tyrS gene encoding tyrosine--tRNA ligase, which produces MADAFDWLERGIVEIFPDQPTSELPTENLRQKIAADDRPLRIKLGIDPTGSDIHLGHSTLFRKLRAFQDAGHTAVLIIGDFTARIGDPTGKSEVRKQLTEDQVQANAKTYLEQVRPILDFDTPGRLEIRYNSEWLSGLDLTQILQLLGTMTVGQMLAKEGFAERYRQENPIFLHEFLYPLLQGYDSVAVDADVELGGTDQKFNLAVGRDLQRHFGKDPQFGLLMPILNGTDGVQKMSKSLNNYVGLLEDPLSMYSKLEKIPDDLIQQYFELLTNLPLAELPENPREAQKLLGLEIVGQYHGAAAALKAQATAIGLTQRPGQGTATDSVPEFSLAAVEFPAKLFYLVGASGLCKSSSEARRQLQGGAIRLNGEKLTDPNQMIDQPDALYDQVMQMGKKKFVRFVP